The genome window TGTCTATCTTTCGGATCACGTACACAAGCTGTTTCCCGATGTCGAACAGCGCATTTTCGATTTAGGTGCCGTACCCCCCCTGGATTTCGCTAAAGCTTTGGATGCCAGCATAGACGAGTTTAAGCCGACTCTGCTAGTTTTCTCTTGGCGGGACATTCAAATTTACGCGCCCGTCGGCGGCCGGGGCGGCAATCCGCTGCAAAATGCCTTCGAGTTTTACTACGCCAAAAATCCGCTGATCAAGTTCCGGGGAGCCCTCGGAGGACTGCGTTTAGCAGCGTCTTACTACACCGAACTCTGGCGCAATTTGGGACTGATCAAGCGCGGATTGAAGCGGGCCCGGAAATACCGCCCCGAAGCTCGTGCAGTGGTCGGAGGCGGTGCTGTGAGCGTGTTTTACGAGCAGTTGGGCCGCAGTTTGCCGGCGGGAACAGTGGTTTCGGTGGGGGAAGGCGAAGCTTTGCTGGAGAAGTTGATTAAGGGCGAAGATTTGGCCGAGGAAAGGTGTTATGTGGTGGGAGAAACCCTGCCGCGCGCGAAGCTAATTCACGAAAAGCCAGCCAACATCGAGAAAACCGCTTGCGACTATAACTACATCGAAACCATTTGGCCGGAATTTTCCTATTATCTACAGGATATGGACTTCTACGTGGGAGTCCAAACCAAGCGCGGCTGTCCTCACAATTGCTGTTACTGCATTTATACGGTGATTGAAGGGAAACAAGTGCGGATCAATCCGGCGGATGAGGTGGTGGCGGAGATGCGGCAATTGTACGATCGAGGTATCCGCAATTTCTGGTTTACCGACGCTCAATTTATCCCCGCACGCAAATTCATCGACGATGCAGTTGAATTATTGCAAAAAATCATCGCCGCCGGCATGGACGACATACACTGGGCCGCTTACATCCGTGCGGACAATCTCACACCCGAGTTGTGCGATTTGATGGTAAAAACGGGGATGAATTACTTTGAAATCGGCATCACCAGCGGTTCTCAGGAACTGGTTCGTAAAATGCGAATGGGCTACAACTTGCGAGTAGTTTTGGAAAATTGTCGCGATTTAAAAGCAGCCGGTTACAACGATGTGGTTTCCGTGAATTACTCATTTAACGTCATTGACGAAACCTTTGAAACCATCCGGCAAACTATTGCTTATCACCGAGAATTAGAGCGTATTTTCGGAGCAGATAAAGTGGAACCAGCTATTTTCTTTATCGGGTTACAGCCGCACACGATTTTGGAAGAATACGCCTTTAAAAAGGATATTCTGCAACCGGGTTACGATCCCATGAGTTTGATGCCTTGGACAGCGCGCAAGTTGCTGTGGAATCCCGAGCCTTTGGGTTCGTTTTTCGGACAAATTTGTTTAGAAGCTTGGCAGCGTAATTCCCATGATTTCGGCCGCGAAGTGATGGCAATTCTGGAGGAAAAACTCGGCTGTGCCGATTTGGAAGACGCATTAACCGCGCCTGTGGAAATCAAAGACAAACAGTTAACCGCAGTTAATTAATTACCAGGTTCGCAGTCAGGACGAGGGTTATTAAAAAAATGGGAAATGGGAGGAAAAATGTATCTTCTGTTTCCCTTTTTATTATTCACTAAATAGCTAAGCGCAAATAAACATTACCGTGTAACTGAGTCAGTTGGCGATCGCATGGGAGGCTAGAAACCTTGTTTCTACGAAAATCAAAGGTTTACTAAGGACAAATATATGAAGAAACCCGGTTTCTCAGATCGGCGCGAACAAGTCATCAAATCTTAAAAATGTCCTAAATGCAAGAGATTGCTTTCCTTCGATCGCATTGAAATACTTATGTATTTTCACTGGTTTAGGGTGAACCGTTCGCACCTTACTTAAACCGACAGTATACCGTGTTCCCTACACCTCTCACCTCTAACATTAAATATTATTAATATCCAGCAAAGATCGCTTAAGATATAATTATATACTTAAAACCAGGAGTGACAAGATGTTTGATAAAGATAGAGTTAAGGGCATTAAAGGAGTAGTTCTAGTTATGGCAGGCATTAGTGCGATTGGCTTTTTGACTGCCTCAGCAGAAGCAACTGCACTAAATCAACCGATTGGCAAAGTTCAGGCGATCGCACCCAACCCTTTGGGCAATAATCAACCGCTGCAAATTGCTCAAGTTGAGGGATGTCCGAGGGCCGAAATGGTGCAATTTTTCGCAACGCCCAACTTTTCTATATACATTTGCAAAACCCAGGAAGGCGATATTTTTTACCGCGGCCTCAGTAAAATAAATGGCACCCAAATCAATGTCATGCAAGTAACGACAGGTGATGACGGAACTTATGAAGCGACTAACGGCAATATTATCTATTCGATTAACCCCGAACGGCTACAAGTCCGGCAGAATGGTAAGGTAATCTTGACCGAAGCTGTCATCAAGTAACACTAACTGTTATTTAATGATAAATTCACTAAATTTAGGGTGTATTTTATTTAATATTATGTCCGATCGATTAACCATAATATGCCGATGGGGGCGGGTTTTTAATATTGTCAATTATTGGCAGGTATTGTTGGTGAACCCGCCCCTACAAAAATTGTGATCGCTCGATTGGACATGATTTAAGTTAAAAATTTAATATCCACCAAAACATATTGATTCCTTAACAATCAAAGAGAATCCGTGGCAACGCTTATAAAATTGACTAACTTTTGTTCAAATACCTCTGAATTAGGACGATCGCCACAATATCGTCCACCGGTCTCGGCGGCGTCCGCATTCCCTCGGGAATCAAGCGAGAAAGTCCCGTCGGAGGGTACATTTGCCAGTAGCGTTCCCTCGCTTCTAAACTGCTGTACCTCTCGTCCACCTGAACAATTTCGATCTCCGGCGACAAACTCTGCGTCAGTTTTTGTTTCCAACTCTTAGAAGTCGTTTGATCTCCGATCACCAATAACTCAATGGGAAACTGTCCGCACAAAGATTGAATAGTAGAAATTGCACTTTCGGAGGGTACAACTTGATGGTAGCAGACCTTCTTATCTCTACCCATTACAGCTATGCCGCATTTGTCTTTACCCGGATCGAAACCTAAAATCATAGCCAGTTACCCATTATTAATTACCAAATTTAATTTTTAATTTTCAAGTCTCCTGGGCCTTGTTTTTGTTGCCCGGTGCGGAAAACAACGGCTCCGTTTTCTAGAGCCACTAAATCTATTTTAAGCGGGCCGGCGATGTAAGTGACATCTGCTGCGATCGCCTGAACGTCCAGAGGTTTCTCGTACTGCTGCAATCGCTCGATAAAACCAGCTAAAGTTTCAACCTGATTGTCGGCAACTTGTACTCTACCGCCGACAACACCGATCAGGCGAGCGCGAAATTGACAAGCTTCTATCAATTGCAGCAACTGCTGCCGCACCTGTTCGTCGGTCAAAGTCACGGGATCGACAGCAACTCCTGCAATCACATCTCCAGCGCGGAACACAACTCGATTGATTTCTGCTTCTGCAAATACCTTAATTACCTTTTCTTCCCGCAGGTAATTAGCGCCGGCGACAATTCGCACCACGTAATCTTGACCGTCTTTAACCTGATTAATTAGTTGATCGATTTCAGCTTTAGTAATTTGAATAACCTGGTCTCTAACCTTCTTATTTTCCGGCTGCATGAGTCCGACGGTGGTTTTATTTGCTTCTTGCAAGAGCCGATCGATCGCCCGACTCGCCATACCGGGTTCAATAATGCGAACTACGCCAGCAGCTAAAATTTGACCGCGCCTGATGGCAACTGTACCCTCGCGGATTGCCTGAAAATCGCGTTCCAAAACTTGCACTTGCTGCTGCAATAAAGTTTGTTGCTGTTCGAGCTGAGTTTGTTGCTGTGCCAAGGTTTCTAGGAGTGCTTCCCTCTCGGCAATTACTTTGTCGCGCTCGACAATAGTTCGATCGCGCTCGGCGAGATTTTGCACCCGCTGGGCAATTTCCTTGTCTCGCTGGGCAATTAGTTCGTTGCGATCGACAATTTCTGCGTCTCGCTTGGCAATTTCTCTCTCTCGCTTGGCAATTTCTCGATCGCGCTGGGCAATTTGAGTTTTTACCTGTTCCCGCTGCTCGATTAACTGTTGGCGCTCTTCTTGCAGTTGGGCGATTTCCGAGCCTAAAGTCATTTTTTGAGCCGAAACTGTTTTCAATTGGTTCTCGGTGCGAGCGAGCTGAGCTTGTGTAGTCGATCGGGCAGTTTCAACCAGTTTCAATTGTTCTTCGGTGCGGGATTTAGCTGCTTCCACGCTGCTGAGCTGTTCTTCTGTCTGGGATTTAGCCGCTTCTACCTGACTTAACTGCTCTTCAGTTTTAGACTTGGCTGCTTGCACGCTGTTGAGCTGAGCCCGCAGCGAGTTTAATTTTGTTTGCGTCCGAGCTTGCTCGGCATTAGCTGCTTGGAGGGATTGATTAATTTGCTCTAAATTGGCTCTAGCTTGCGCTTGAGCGGCTCTGGCTCGAGCTAATTCACTTTCAACTCGATTTTTTTCTTGAGTGGCCTGGTTGATTTCTCGGCGGGCGTTGTTGAGCCGTTTTTGAATCTCGTCTATTCTAAAAACTCCGGTTCGCAGCGGCTTGCTAGTCGCAAACAAAATGCCCAGAGTCAGTGCTGACAGGATGCTGCCGGCCATTACTGTCACAACAACAGCAGTATCGCGGGGGCGAAGTTTGAACAAGCTCAACCTTGCCTTGCCGACTTTCGTCCCAAGGCGATCGCTGACAGTGGCGATCACACCCCCCAACACTAAAATTACAAATACCAGGATGTATCCAGCAGTCATTCCGATTTTAGATTTTGGATTTTGGATTTTGGATTGAATCTAAAATCCAAAATCCAAAATCCGATACTTTCTCGGCATCAAGTGA of Oscillatoria nigro-viridis PCC 7112 contains these proteins:
- a CDS encoding photosystem II high light acclimation radical SAM protein; its protein translation is MESRENRVLYVRLPCNPIFPIGVVYLSDHVHKLFPDVEQRIFDLGAVPPLDFAKALDASIDEFKPTLLVFSWRDIQIYAPVGGRGGNPLQNAFEFYYAKNPLIKFRGALGGLRLAASYYTELWRNLGLIKRGLKRARKYRPEARAVVGGGAVSVFYEQLGRSLPAGTVVSVGEGEALLEKLIKGEDLAEERCYVVGETLPRAKLIHEKPANIEKTACDYNYIETIWPEFSYYLQDMDFYVGVQTKRGCPHNCCYCIYTVIEGKQVRINPADEVVAEMRQLYDRGIRNFWFTDAQFIPARKFIDDAVELLQKIIAAGMDDIHWAAYIRADNLTPELCDLMVKTGMNYFEIGITSGSQELVRKMRMGYNLRVVLENCRDLKAAGYNDVVSVNYSFNVIDETFETIRQTIAYHRELERIFGADKVEPAIFFIGLQPHTILEEYAFKKDILQPGYDPMSLMPWTARKLLWNPEPLGSFFGQICLEAWQRNSHDFGREVMAILEEKLGCADLEDALTAPVEIKDKQLTAVN
- a CDS encoding DUF3084 domain-containing protein; amino-acid sequence: MTAGYILVFVILVLGGVIATVSDRLGTKVGKARLSLFKLRPRDTAVVVTVMAGSILSALTLGILFATSKPLRTGVFRIDEIQKRLNNARREINQATQEKNRVESELARARAAQAQARANLEQINQSLQAANAEQARTQTKLNSLRAQLNSVQAAKSKTEEQLSQVEAAKSQTEEQLSSVEAAKSRTEEQLKLVETARSTTQAQLARTENQLKTVSAQKMTLGSEIAQLQEERQQLIEQREQVKTQIAQRDREIAKREREIAKRDAEIVDRNELIAQRDKEIAQRVQNLAERDRTIVERDKVIAEREALLETLAQQQTQLEQQQTLLQQQVQVLERDFQAIREGTVAIRRGQILAAGVVRIIEPGMASRAIDRLLQEANKTTVGLMQPENKKVRDQVIQITKAEIDQLINQVKDGQDYVVRIVAGANYLREEKVIKVFAEAEINRVVFRAGDVIAGVAVDPVTLTDEQVRQQLLQLIEACQFRARLIGVVGGRVQVADNQVETLAGFIERLQQYEKPLDVQAIAADVTYIAGPLKIDLVALENGAVVFRTGQQKQGPGDLKIKN
- a CDS encoding pre-16S rRNA-processing nuclease YqgF: MILGFDPGKDKCGIAVMGRDKKVCYHQVVPSESAISTIQSLCGQFPIELLVIGDQTTSKSWKQKLTQSLSPEIEIVQVDERYSSLEARERYWQMYPPTGLSRLIPEGMRTPPRPVDDIVAIVLIQRYLNKS